The Archangium primigenium DNA segment GGCGAAGCGCACCGGGAGCCGCGCCGCCGTGCGCAGCACCTTGCGCGCGGCCGCGGCCCCCACGCCTCGTGCTGTCGATGCGATCTGCTGGCGCAAGGACGCCTCCTCGAACGCGACGTCCTCGGGCTCGATGAGGAGTGCCTGGGGGTCGATGAAGAGCCGCCCCGGCTCGAGCCGACAGTCGGCGATCTCCTGCTGAAGTACCGTCAGGTCGAGCGTGGCTCCAGGACCCAGCACCACCCGTGTCCGGGGGGCTACCCGCGTCCCCGAGGGCAGGAGGTGGAAGGTATAGGGAACGCCCTCCTCGTACACGCGATGTCCGGCGTTGGGCCCCCCACCCGCACGAGGACGTCGTACTCGGGGGCGAGGTAGGCGGCGATCTGGCCCTTGCCCTCGCTGCCATACTGGCCGCCCACCAGCACGTCGACGAGCCCTCCGCGTCCCGGCCGTACAACCCGAGCAGGGCGGAGACCTGGACGCGCACGGCCTCGGTGGGATGGCGGTGGGTGTCCAACACCAGGTCCGCCCGCGTCGCGAGCGCCTCCACGCCGCGCTCCGTGGTGTCGGCGCGGGCCTCCGCGAACGAGGTGCGCTCGGGATCGGACGCCGCGTGGGCACGCCGCTGGTCGTACCGCGCCGCGAGCTCCGGCTCGGGCGCGGTCAAGTGCACGTGGAGCACCCGGGAGCCCAGGGCCTCTCGCAGGGACTCGACCTGGGCGGCGACACGGACGGAATCCACGACGAGCAGGGATGGGGGCACCTCCGCGCGCTGGAGGAGCTCCTTCACGCTGTCCGCCACCCAGCGCCCGCCCGTCTCCCGATCCAGCGCCGCCCCCGCCTCCTGGAGCGAGCGCCGGTCCTCGCCGCGTCCCTCCAGACGCGCGAGCAACAACGCCCGGGAGCTGAC contains these protein-coding regions:
- a CDS encoding adenylosuccinate synthetase translates to MPTRRPIPSAPRSRRPAPTPRSAAWRRSRRGRTWCWTPTAIPPRPCASRSPPCSGCTAGTRRARRRAGGRPVWQRGQGPDRRLPRPRVRRPRAGGGPNAGHRVYEEGVPYTFHLLPSGTRVAPRTRVVLGPGATLDLTVLQQEIADCRLEPGRLFIDPQALLIEPEDVAFEEASLRQQIASTARGVGAAAARKVLRTAARLPVRFARDIPELGPTCVPRGRCWRTPTRGEAGCSSREPRGRA